The Falco peregrinus isolate bFalPer1 chromosome 9, bFalPer1.pri, whole genome shotgun sequence genome includes a window with the following:
- the PI3 gene encoding elafin produces the protein MKSVAALLLVGMLILWTDLPTGSTWSCPPVHITCAMHNPPNKCYLDRQCPRYKKCCRGFCGRRCISRPSSIPISYA, from the exons ATGAAGTCAGTGGCCGCCCTTCTTCTGGTGGGGATGCTCATCCTCTGGACAGACCTGCCAACAG GCAGCACCTGGTCCTGTCCGCCTGTCCACATCACCTGCGCGATGCACAACCCACCAAATAAGTGCTACTTAGACAGGCAGTGTCCGCGCTACAAGAAGTGCTGCAGGGGCTTCTGCGGGAGGAGATGCATATCGCGCCCATCTTCCATCCCCATCAGCTATG cGTAA